Proteins encoded in a region of the Lentimicrobium sp. L6 genome:
- a CDS encoding Crp/Fnr family transcriptional regulator, producing the protein MLDLFSQCQLFHSLTNKEKEECLQDIQVQYKNYKKGNPIVFANEAVIQQLILIEGDVKSEMADFNGKTIKMADMKAPRLLAPGFLFGQDSLYPVSIVAKTDCIIAAINKAHFLESLLKHQQLQKNFLNIISNQTQFLTRKINFLSFKTIKGKIAHFLLKQYTKAGHSEIILPQSQSQLAELFGVARPSLSRAFNELNHDGIIQMEGKRILILDVRGLKGYLD; encoded by the coding sequence ATGCTCGATTTATTCAGCCAATGCCAGCTTTTTCATAGCTTAACTAATAAGGAAAAAGAAGAGTGCCTACAGGATATCCAAGTTCAGTATAAGAATTACAAAAAAGGGAATCCCATAGTATTTGCTAATGAGGCTGTTATTCAACAATTGATACTGATTGAAGGTGATGTAAAAAGCGAAATGGCCGATTTTAATGGAAAAACTATCAAGATGGCTGATATGAAAGCTCCGAGGTTATTGGCTCCTGGATTTCTTTTTGGACAGGACAGCCTCTACCCTGTTTCTATAGTGGCCAAGACCGATTGTATCATTGCAGCTATAAATAAGGCTCATTTTCTCGAATCACTTCTTAAACACCAACAACTACAAAAAAACTTCCTGAATATCATCTCTAATCAAACCCAGTTCTTAACTCGTAAAATTAACTTCCTCAGTTTTAAAACTATAAAAGGGAAAATTGCTCATTTTTTATTAAAGCAATACACTAAGGCCGGTCATTCTGAAATTATCCTTCCTCAATCACAAAGTCAATTGGCTGAACTTTTTGGAGTTGCCAGACCTTCTCTTAGTAGAGCTTTTAATGAATTAAATCATGATGGTATTATTCAAATGGAAGGAAAGAGAATATTGATTTTGGATGTTCGGGGCTTGAAGGGGTATTTGGATTAA
- the hcp gene encoding hydroxylamine reductase, which yields MSMFCYQCEEAAKGTGCEIKGVCGKTEEVSNLQDLLMFVSKGVSILSNLGRLNNISVAKADQFVFEALFTTITNANFDEKAIIAKIKEGFAVRELVKVELSVSGNAVSTDLHESTTWMGTEAEFDAKALEVGVLAETNEDIRSLKELLIYGLKGMAAYAEHAFALGHVNDEVFAFMHKAMTASTEEHTADELVGLVLECGKFGVDVMALLDKANTETYGNPEITEVNLGVKGNPGILISGHDLKDMETLLQQTEGTGVDVYTHSEMLPAHYYPAFKKYTHFVGNYGNAWWQQKEEFTTFNGPILFTTNCIVPPSKTATYADKIYTTGQSGLTGATHIAADENGNKDFSAIIEHAKKCESPVEIETGTIVGGFAHNQVMALADKVVDAVKTGAIKKFFVMAGCDGRMKGRDYYTDFAKELPTDTVILTAGCAKYRYNKLQLGDIGGIPRVLDAGQCNDSYSLAVIALKLKEVFELNDINELPIVYNIAWYEQKAVIVLLALLYLGVKDIHLGPTLPAFLSPNVANVLVENFGISGISSVEEDMNKFMGVQA from the coding sequence ATGAGCATGTTTTGTTATCAGTGTGAAGAAGCAGCCAAGGGAACAGGTTGCGAGATAAAAGGAGTTTGTGGAAAAACTGAAGAGGTTTCAAACTTACAAGATTTATTGATGTTCGTATCTAAAGGAGTTTCTATCCTTTCTAATTTAGGGCGCCTGAACAATATTAGTGTAGCCAAAGCTGACCAATTTGTTTTTGAAGCTTTATTTACAACCATTACCAATGCCAACTTCGATGAGAAAGCTATCATAGCAAAAATCAAAGAAGGTTTTGCTGTTCGTGAATTAGTGAAAGTTGAGTTAAGTGTGAGTGGAAATGCAGTTTCAACAGACCTTCACGAAAGCACTACTTGGATGGGTACTGAAGCGGAATTTGATGCTAAAGCATTAGAAGTAGGTGTATTAGCAGAGACTAATGAAGATATTCGTTCATTAAAAGAACTATTAATCTACGGATTAAAAGGAATGGCTGCTTATGCAGAGCACGCTTTTGCATTAGGTCATGTAAACGATGAGGTTTTTGCTTTTATGCACAAAGCAATGACTGCAAGTACTGAAGAACATACTGCTGATGAGTTGGTAGGATTGGTATTGGAATGTGGTAAATTTGGTGTTGATGTGATGGCTCTTTTAGATAAAGCTAATACTGAAACTTATGGTAATCCAGAAATCACAGAAGTAAATTTAGGTGTTAAAGGAAATCCAGGTATCTTAATTTCAGGTCATGACTTGAAAGACATGGAAACATTATTGCAGCAAACAGAAGGAACTGGTGTTGATGTTTATACACACAGTGAAATGCTTCCTGCTCACTATTATCCAGCATTCAAAAAGTACACACATTTTGTAGGAAACTATGGTAATGCTTGGTGGCAGCAAAAAGAAGAATTCACTACATTCAATGGTCCTATATTATTCACCACTAACTGTATTGTACCTCCTTCAAAAACTGCAACTTACGCTGATAAAATCTATACTACAGGTCAATCTGGTTTAACAGGTGCTACACATATCGCAGCTGATGAGAATGGAAACAAAGATTTCTCCGCTATTATTGAGCATGCTAAAAAATGTGAATCTCCAGTAGAAATTGAAACAGGAACTATTGTTGGTGGTTTCGCTCATAACCAAGTTATGGCTTTAGCTGATAAAGTAGTTGATGCTGTTAAAACTGGTGCTATCAAGAAGTTCTTCGTAATGGCCGGTTGTGATGGTCGTATGAAAGGAAGAGATTATTATACAGATTTTGCTAAAGAATTACCAACAGATACCGTTATTTTAACTGCAGGTTGTGCGAAATACCGATATAATAAATTACAATTAGGTGATATTGGTGGTATTCCAAGAGTTTTAGATGCAGGTCAGTGTAACGATTCTTATTCTTTAGCTGTTATCGCTCTTAAATTGAAAGAAGTATTCGAATTAAACGATATCAACGAATTGCCTATCGTTTATAATATCGCATGGTATGAGCAAAAAGCGGTTATCGTATTATTAGCACTTCTTTATTTAGGTGTTAAAGATATCCACCTAGGCCCAACCTTACCAGCTTTCCTTTCTCCAAATGTAGCCAATGTATTGGTGGAGAATTTTGGAATTTCTGGTATTTCTTCAGTAGAAGAAGATATGAATAAATTCATGGGGGTTCAAGCTTAA
- a CDS encoding DEAD/DEAH box helicase, whose translation MENFTELGVRKDIVKALTEMKIVKPSEIQRQVIPVLIKNTTDLVGQAQTGTGKTAAFGIPLLHKIDPKRKVIQGLILCPTRELGQQIAKQIFKFTKYSDKIFTEAVFGGPQIEKQISALKRPTHIVVATPGRLIDLVKRKALDLSHVKTLILDEADEMMSMGFKDELDEILSFSAKVENKWLFSATMPHEIKNIVNTHMSETAIKIEVSGKNVVNKHIEHQYIVCEDLEKLNVLMRFLGEQGDNRGLIFCKTKAATQKLAQQLQARNVPVDAIHGDLLQKERDKAMRAFKNGSLKVLVATDLAARGIDVANLAYVIHYQMPDKIDYYTHRAGRTARAGNEGLSYCIVNSKELKQIRYISEKLGITFNQMR comes from the coding sequence TTGGAAAATTTCACAGAATTAGGAGTAAGGAAAGACATAGTTAAGGCATTGACAGAGATGAAGATTGTAAAGCCTTCGGAAATTCAAAGACAAGTCATTCCTGTACTCATTAAAAATACCACCGACTTAGTTGGACAAGCTCAAACAGGAACAGGGAAAACTGCTGCTTTTGGTATTCCATTATTACATAAGATAGACCCTAAAAGAAAAGTTATTCAAGGACTCATTCTATGTCCTACAAGAGAATTAGGGCAGCAAATTGCCAAGCAGATATTTAAGTTTACCAAATATTCCGACAAAATTTTCACCGAAGCTGTATTTGGTGGTCCTCAAATAGAAAAGCAAATATCAGCTTTGAAGCGTCCTACACATATTGTGGTGGCTACTCCTGGTCGTTTGATTGATTTGGTAAAAAGAAAAGCCCTTGACTTAAGTCATGTAAAAACCCTTATTCTCGACGAAGCCGATGAGATGATGAGCATGGGGTTTAAAGATGAATTGGATGAAATCCTAAGCTTTTCAGCCAAAGTGGAGAACAAATGGTTATTCTCTGCTACTATGCCTCACGAGATTAAAAACATTGTGAATACGCACATGTCGGAGACAGCTATTAAAATAGAAGTGAGTGGAAAGAATGTGGTTAATAAGCATATTGAGCACCAATATATTGTATGCGAAGATTTAGAGAAACTGAATGTCCTTATGCGTTTCTTAGGCGAGCAAGGCGATAATAGAGGATTAATCTTCTGTAAAACAAAAGCTGCTACTCAAAAACTAGCACAGCAATTACAAGCTAGAAATGTTCCGGTGGATGCCATTCATGGTGATTTACTTCAAAAGGAAAGAGACAAAGCCATGAGAGCCTTTAAAAACGGAAGTCTAAAAGTTCTTGTAGCAACAGACTTAGCAGCGCGAGGAATTGATGTAGCCAATTTAGCTTATGTCATTCATTATCAAATGCCTGATAAGATAGATTATTATACACATAGAGCTGGAAGAACAGCAAGAGCTGGAAACGAAGGACTTTCCTACTGTATTGTAAACTCTAAAGAATTGAAACAGATTCGTTATATTTCTGAGAAACTTGGTATTACTTTTAATCAGATGCGGTAA